catgcttaaaatgcacagcTTTTTGCTCGATGTTCTGATTTCTCGTCTTTCAATCCTAAGTAATCCGCCGCAATTTGTTTTTCCGAACGATTTCCTTCTACCATGATTCACTGTGTTTATTCTCTGATGCATCGTCTATGTAAAGTAGGGAAAAGAATAATGCGTAAACTAGTCCATGAATCACTGATCTGATCGGTCCTTTGTCACTCAACAAGCATGTCATAGTCTTCGGTTGTTTgtattcaaaataaaagagagaaattatGTTAGCTGGACATCTATTTGTGGTAAATGCGAACACTTTCTTCGAAAAAGATGCAGCAGGAAGCAAACAAATCCATCTCTTcgacttcatatatatatatatatatatttccccTCCCCTGCTATGTGTCATGGATTGTGTGCTTTGCACTTAAATTATGGACTAGGAAAATGATGCGTATGTTACTacattttgcatcaaaatattgtaattctctcgctttttttttaaaaaataataataataattgcttGATTTGAGATTCAGTTTGTAGCAAGTCTTTGTCTGAATCTGTGTAGAgattcacactttttttttttttttttttttttttttgtcaaaaaaagataaatgcATGAACACTCTGCTACCTTCAACCAATCGCTCCCTCTGAATTGTTACTGAATTGTTAGCTTAATtcatctaaaataatatatatatatatatatatatatatatatatatatatatatatatatatatatatagaaactatATGTCCAAAACTTATTTCCTGCACCAGGTGTAAATGTACATCTTATATAAAACTCACATCTAAAACCCCATTAACTCATTAAATATTGttgcaaaatatttaaaaggcCTAATATTTAAGATCTGTTTCTCACCAATCAAAGAANNNNNNNNNNNNNNNNNNNNNNNNNNNNNNNNNNNNNNNNNNNNNNNNNNNNNNNNNNNNNNNNNNNNNNNNNNNNNNNNNNNNNNNNNNNNNNNNNNNNNNNNNNNNNNNNNNNNNNNNNNNNNNNNNNNNNNNNNNNNNNNNNNNNNNNNNNNNNNNNNNNNNNNNNNNNNNNNNNNNNNNNNNNNNNNNNNNNNNNNNNNNNNNNNNNNNNNNNNNNNNNNNNNNNNNNNNNNNNNNNNNNNNNNNNNNNNNNNNNNNNNNNNNNNNNNNNNNNNNNNNNNNNNNNNNNNNNNNNNNNNNNNNNNNNNNNNNNNNNNNNNNNNNNNNNNNNNNNNNNNNNNNNNNNNNNNNNNNNNNNNNNNNNNNNNNNNNNNNNNNNNNNNNNNNNNNNNNNNNNNNNNNNNNNNNNNNNNNNNNNNNNNNNNNNNNNNNNNNNNNNNNNNNNNNNNNNNNNNNNNNNNNNNNNNNNNNNNNNNNNNNNNNNNNNNNNNNNNNNNNNNNNNNNNNNNNNNNNNNNNNNNNNNNNNNNNNNNNNNNNNNNNNNNNNNNNNNNNNNNNNNNNNNNNNNNNNNNNNNNNNNNNNNNNNNNNNNNNNNNNNNNNNNNNNNNNNNNNNNNNNNNNNNNNNNNNNNNNNNNNNNNNNNNNNNNNNNNNNNNNNNNNNNNNNNNNNNNNNNNNNNNNNNNNNNNNNNNNNNNNNNNNNNNNNNNNNNNNNNNNNNNNNNNNNNNNNNNNNNNNNNNNNNNNNNNNNNNNNNNNNNNNNNNNNNNNNNNNNNNNNNNNNNNNNNNNNNNNNNNNNNNNNNNNNNNNNNNNNNNNNNNNNNNNNNNNNNNNNNNNNNNNNNNNNNNNNNNNNNNNNNNNNNNNNNNNNNNNNNNNNNNNNNNNNNNNNNNNNNNNNNNNNNNNNNNNNNNNNNNNNNNNNNNNNNNNNNNNNNNNNNNNNNNNNNNNNNNNNNNNNNNNNNNNNNNNNNNNNNNNNNNNNNNNNNNNNNNNNNNNNNNNNNNNNNNNNNNNNNNNNNNNNNNNNNNNNNNNNNNNNNNNNNNNNNNNNNNNNNNNNNNNNNNNNNNNNNNNNNNNNNNNNNNNNNNNNNNNNNNNNNNNNNNNNNNNNNNNNNNNNNNNNNNNNNNNNNNNNNNNNNNNNNNNNNNNNNNNNNNNNNNNNNNNNNNNNNNNNNNNNNNNNNNNNNNNNNNNNNNNNNNNNNNNNNNNNNNNNNNNNNNNNNNNNNNNNNNNNNNNNNNNNNNNNNNNNNNNNNNNNNNNNNNNNNNNNNNNNNNNNNNNNNNNNNNNNNNNNNNNNNNNNNNNNNNNNNNNNNNNNNNNNNNNNNNNNNNNNNNNNNNNNNNNNNNNNNNNNNNNNNNNNNNNNNNNNNNNNNNNNNNNNNNNNNNNNNNNNNNNNNNNNNNNNNNNNNNNNNNNNNNNNNNNNNNNNNNNNNNNNNNNNNNNNNNNNNNNNNNNTTTTAAACTACATGTACCTAAGTTTAAAATGTTGAAAACCAGTGGGGTATTTGAGTTTTCCTATATTCTATCCATCGCAAAGGCTCTGTCTCTCTCCGTGTcttaatatatattgatatatatatatatatatatatatatatatatagagagagagagagagagagagagagagagagagagagagagagaaagagagagagcgagcgagctactatactcttatgaatatagagtctcttgtactcataagtttttggccgttagatctaccgtttaattattttcacctgttagattatacaaccaaccaccaactcaaccctgggggcccactatcaatctaaccgtaaccactctcatcctaatcgcatattttttcatccgaacggccaaaaacttatgagtacaaaggactctatactcatatgagtatagtaactccagcctatatatatatatagagagagagtccagctatggtgcttgtaaaaccaccaagcatttggtgcttgtaagttttttatcgtTAGTTCTACTCTTccgatcattttcaaccattagattatactattcaaccaaccaccaactcaaccctaagggacccATATCATcgtaaccgcatatctcttaatctaatgactaaaaatctataagtatcaataatttggtacttttaaaaatataggagctcaattatatatatatgtatatatatatacatacatatatatatatatatatataNAATAATAATTGCTTGATTTGAGATTCAGTTTGTAGCAAGTCTTTGTCTGAATCTGTGTAGAgattcacactttttttttttgttttttgagtgTGTAGTATGCTACTCATTTTgtggtttcgcagtttctcactttagtaccctgtggtttaaagtgtatcaagttagtaccctgtggtttcgcactttctcactttagtaccctgcggtttcaagtgtatcaagttagtactttgtagtttcacattttctcactttagtaccctttggtttaatatttcgttaaattatatactccgaaatgaataataaaaaaaaattgaaaccacagggtactaacttgatacactttaaatcatagggtactaaagtgagaaagtgcgaaaccacaggagctAACTTGATACCACTTTTAAACTACATGATACTaaggtgaaaatgtatgaaaccagtgggggtatttgaagtttttcctatattcTATCCATCCAAAGGCTCATTCTCTCTCCggtcttaatatatatatatatatatatatatatatatatatatatatatatatatatatagaactaggctggaatactattaatagcaccaatgacttggcNNNNNNNNNNNNNNNNNNNNNNNNNTTAGGAAGTTATATATGATAGCGTGACTGTGCAATAATTAAAACATACATCACTTTTACATCAAGTGAGTGcgtcaatatttaatcaaatttttagaTTGTGATCATAAACTTAATGTCATAATTCTGAAGTTTGAAACACAAATCACAGGCCGGGACGAAATGTTATTTATCCCACAAGAAAGCAAAAACATAAAGGGAAAAGTGGCCGGTTTGGAGGCGCGATCTAAAGGTCACGGTACGAATCATGTGGTTGCACTGGGATGTGGATAACTTTCTTGCTGCCACAAAATCCAATTTGCTTATTTGGTGGTCTTTCGTCTTTacttagcttcttcttctttctttccccCCTTTCTTCAATTGCAGGCAACGCCACGCGTGTAACTTAATCAGATAGTAAGGGGAGCTGTTGAGTTTTACGGCGCCGGTGATGTCGACGGCGGATGTTCGGTGTGGCTGACTCCTGGAGAAGAGGTGCCCTCCACCTCGGTCCCGTCAGCCTCGCCAAGCCCATCACAAATCTTCCCGACTTCCTCAACCGCGCAGGTATCTGCCCGCTTCTGTTACTTCGAAGCTGCGTGAAGTTGAAGGGGCGAGAGTAACGGTCTTATTTACATGCACGATAGATATGAAAGCGCGCACGTTGAATTAGTAGATAACGTAAAAACCCGCAGCTATCGTACATGCCGGATGtgaggaccaaaaaaaaaaaaaaaaaaatgatgattggGACTGAAGGATCGTTACAGTGAACttatgtttatttaaaaataattaaatttgtttttgtaTTCTATTATAGTCTAATTCGGCTTTGACGCATATGAGAGgaaaacttttttatttctgtttatCTCTGTTTCTCTGTTGTGCCCCACAGCCCTTGCGCAAGTCCCTGCTTCCAAGATGGTAGTCACCTCTTCGGTCCGTACTATGCACTAATGCCCCTCTTGCTAGGAATGTCAATGGGTTGGATTCGATAAAAGATTTTTCAAATCAAAGTCGACTACGAAGGCGAACTATGAACTCGAAATCAGAATCTGAATTTCGAATATGTTTGCTATATTGTAGGGACGTTGAGGCTTTTTCTGACTGTCATCTAAAAATGCATGCTCATAATGAGATTTTCTGTACTATTAGTAGAATTGTTAATTTTATGCAATTGTCATTCAATTTTTGCAGATATCTCGCGCCATTTGTCGGTACATCTGCGACAAGTTTGTGGCGCCAGGGAAACCAAGAGCCTGATGGGCCCCGAGGGCGGCGGCGCACGGGGCCGCTGCGCGGGACCAGTGGGTGGAGGCGAGGCGCAGAGCTTAACCCGCGAGCACCGCCTCGTGTTCCAGTCGTGTTCGCCCGGAAAAATGCGTCTGAAACAAGACCGGAATGCGACGAGGGACGCGAGGGACGGCTCAGAAATGGTCTGGACGTGTACGAGCCGCCCGCTCGGGAGGAAGGTTTCTGGCGGGGGAGGATTCTCGCTTGCGGATTCTGTGCACCTCCAATGCCCACTACCGCTCGTCCCGAAACTGACAAGGGCGGCAGCAGCTCTGTCGTCGCGGAGGACGGTCGCCGGGTGGTGGAGGAGATCTCCGGTCCGCGCCCTCGTGGCGAAGGTTCTCGAGATGCGGCGCCAATTGCAGCTGCTTGAGTTCTCTTTCCCTGTTTCTCTCACCCTCTATCTGTTGTTGGTTTTCTGTTTCTCGCAGGAAAATGCAGTTTGAATCTCTCCGAAATGTATTGAAAGGGGATTCAAATCTCTGAGCTTAAGGAATAAGCCTCCACAGACaacatctttaaaaaaaattttaaagattttgctaggacaaaaagttaaaatgagtttttattttcaaaagtaGAATTATACAGTACTATTATGTTTTTCACCAATAAGGGATAATTCGAATGACCtataataacaaataattttattcaaacaACATTCCCAGTCGGGCACTAAAATGGCCTTGAAAAATTAATAGGTAAAATCGAGAGAATGATATCAGCATAACCATTCTTTCACCGGCCTTCCCTCTTCCGACGAACCTGCGCTGAATTATTTTCCTAGCCCAATTCATCACCTATTCGTCCGAAACAAATCTCCGACACAACCATTTTCACCGGTGATCTCCCCCGTACGTCGGCTATGCTTCCCTGACCGCAAATACATGAATCTCTGCCAGCGAACGACGCATTCTCCGCCGCTCCAGCTCGACCTGTAGCTCATCAACAAACTGCGCATTATCACAAACGCGGAAGTTGCGTGAAACCCGTGCAATCCAACTTCCTTTTGCAGGAGACCACTCTAACATCTTCGACCAAAAGAGCCGAATCGATGAGTTTGCGATATGAGCGCTGCATCAACTAGGACGCAGACTCGCTCTCCAACTTGTCGAGCAACTGTGTCGACGAAAGGGGAAGCGTATCGAGATCTCGAACCATAAACTTATTACTGAGCACGAATTCGTACAAGTATTAAACGTTCGCACGGAGAATCGATCCCTAACTCTTCATCCATTTGAGCCATCAACCATTAGGCAAACTCTCACGATCTCCGTAGCAAGGAGGGACTACATTCGCCGCAAACGGGTATCGACGCTAAATCCTGCATCCTCCATGAGTCCAATTACCCGTTTCATCTCCGAGAACGAGCCGGTTTCCGTAGCTCTGATGCGTCAATCTAAACTCGAAGGCAGAAGGTTTCAGACCAAAAAGAGCCATCTCCTGCAAATTTGCTTCCGCTTCTTCGGGCATATCCAATAAGCCAGAAACCCTTGATCATGGATTATAAGGCTTTCTCCGCTGGAACGGGAATTTCGCAAAGAAAGAACATATGTCGACACTTTTTGTTCTCAAATCCGCGACCAGATAGGATTCGATGAGGATGCTATGCATAGAAAGAGGCGAGGTCCCTGGGCGATCTTATAGTAGAGATCGAGGAAGAGACGAGATGTTCAGCGTCGAAGCACTGCCTAATTGTTCCAGAAACGCAAGCAACATCGGCGGTGAGTTTGAGTTTCAGCTGAACAACTGGTTTCGCGGGATTCGCGCATACGCCTGTAAAGATTGCCTCAAATCTGCCAGTAGTTCATAAACTTTCGGGGGCTGATATTAACAGCTACAATTTTGCTCAGGGAGATCTGCTTTGTTCTAATAAAAACTCCTTGAATGTAAAAATTGGATGCTGTTCATGGGCCATTGTAGGCACTGAGCAGTTAATTCAAATGAATTTGGTTATGTCCCTAGCAAACATAACCAATTCTACGCAATTTAGTTTCTGAACTTCGACATATATTGTATTTTAGTCATGCGGCTATGTTATTTTAGAGTCCGGCTGAGCATACTACGATACCACGAGCActtagtgctatcaagttttccgccgttagatttatcttttaattattttcaccatAGATCATAATAGTTCAActaacaactcactcaacctaAAGAGTCCACATTattctaaccgtatatttttaaTCTAAGAGTTGAAAAACTTGTAGCACGGCATTAATAGCATTCcagaatatttatttatatattaacaataaattaatatttttgccGTACTAATTTGTATCGTCaggatttaattataataatttatgaagTTCAAAGCAAAATAATTGCAACCATTTAAAGTACCAGCCCGAAAGCGTAATAATTTagcttaaaacaaaaaaatgattaTGGGCCTAAATTTTTCGCAGCTTGGGTACGGATaaggttagagagagaggagagagaggagagagagagagagagagaggggtcacGAGAGGGGGCGaaggggaggagagggagaggaggttgGAAGAGCGCCGCGAGGGCGGCGGATTTGAGAGGAGGAGGCGACGATCGCGGAcgaggcgtcggcggcggcgggaatCAGCAGCGCGGAGAGCGAGGAGAGCGCCGGTCGGCGCTCTTTCCGCCCGCTCGATCCGCCGCCGGCGGAGGCGATGCAGGGGGCGGCGATGGCGTCAGGGAGAAGAACGCCGACATCGGCCGCACGAGCGTCCGGCCGGTCTATCGAGTAGTGTTAAACTTACAGCGAATAACCAATCATTGTTGGGTAATAGTGATTGAttagtttagtttagttttttttttttttttttttttttttttttttcaaaaacccaCATAAATTTTTGGCTCTTATATGAACAGGTATAGATTATGTGTTCGTGAGGCAGGGTGTGcacggcacaagctggactcgTTAAATATCAcgataaaaatttagtttgtatttggctcgtttattaatgcGCAATCAGTCCATCACGAATGGgttaatgaaattaaaaaaaaattagaaaagtatatatatagagaataaTAGTATAAGATcttatttattagattttgatctaatagtttaaattttttaagtgaatggaattttttttttataaattgagctgactttatatttaggttaggctaaaattaaataataaaaaattattatatatatatataattatttatttatatatataaattatataaatataatttatatgtatTCGAGCGGTTATTAAACTGAACACGAGCAAGCTGACCTAGCTCctatttggctcgtttattaaacgagttgaaaaattcagctcatgttcaACTCGTTTACTCGAGCTTAtttcgaaccgaacacgagctgcaTGGCTTGTGAATAATGAGCTGGATTGCCACTCCTATTGTGAGGTATGTAGTTACTAGCACTGCCAGTCAAAAAAGAAagctaaattatacttttggctTTCAAGTTATGAGGCGTGTGATATTTTAgtcttcaaattataatttattgtaattttttttttgagctttCTAAATTATAACAATCAAGTTCCAtaacttaattttattattaaatattaatgtgtTGCTAATATCGAAGTGATATGTTAGTGTTATTATTGATGATGCAACAATAGTTAAGATGTCACATCACTTATAAATTAGCAGTActtcaatatttagtcaattaaattaaactgTACGATTAGATTGTAAAAATTTAAGagctcaaactaaaaattataataaattatagtttggGAACCAATTCTCACATGTCTCATAAATATTTGATGACCAAAAGTGCAATTAATATAGCTTTTAGTCTAATAAGCAATGCTAGGTGTACACCACACATATCTCCAAAGACTCACTCTTCATTAGTTttatcaactaaaaaaaaattaaaaattaatttgaatttttatgaatCCTATAATGAAAGAGTTGTTTTATCGACTTCAAGCAACACTttgaataactttttttttttgagagagataagtagcatgttacccgtttcgtttattttatttagaaataaatttagctggaaatgtaaatcaatcagaattcgaacttaagtctcgggtaccaaccaccaaatcctttgccacatgctctagagacggtcggtaacactttgaatattatttatctagtgataAAAAAATCTTTGTTTGTGAGCCGAAAAAAAGGTCAAGAATTGATTATCTAGTATGATCGAGGTGTTGCAGCAAGGCATAGACTAACTCTCTTTCGCGAGGTAATGCCGGGCGCTTCATCCATATCAATCTCCTCGCTTGTCATTCCTTCCGGCAATCTCCAATCAAAGCAATACACGAGGTTCGCGAGCGCGAGTTCAACAATCAACACCGCGAAGTTAATCCCCGGGCAAATCCTCCGCCCCGCGCCGAACGGAATAAGCTCGAAATCGCGCCCTCTGAAATCCAAAGAGCTACCGATGAATCTCTCAGGCCGGAACTCTTTGGGGTTCGCCCAAGATTCGGGGTCTCGACAAATTGCCCAAGCATTGATGATAACCCTAGTTTTGCTATGAATGTTGTAACCATGCAGTTGTGTACTCTGCATCAGCTCTCTTGGCACCAGTAGAGGCCCGGGTGGGTGCAGTCTCATTGTTTCTTTTATGACTGCTTTTAAGTAGCTCATTTTGATTAGATCATCCTCTTTGATCATGGTTTTTGTGTTGTGAATCGATCCTCTTAACTCATTTTGGAGCCTCTCCATAGCCTTGTTGTTTCTGATGAGTTCCGCTATCGCCCATTCGAGGACTATGATGGTTGAGTCGGTTCCAGCGCCAAACAAGTCCTGTTGAGTGTGAGAGAAAGATTTGATTATTtgtgatactatcaatagcaccaagggttggtactattgagtttttcaccgttagatttaaccctttgattatttttactcgttaaattatactattcaactttAGGGAacccacatcatcataaccacacatttcttaatctaagggttaaaaaactgatagcgccaatagcttggtgctattaatagtatcccagcctatatatatagagttgaactggaatactattgattgTATTTGCATCCgtttgttatcaagtttttaatcattGAATGAGAAATTATAgtgttaggatgatattagtccttTTTTAGAGCTGAGTGGTCCTCCTTGGTTTCTccactggattataatatttaatcaaatagttagaaataatcaaaaaaattgatccaagggccaaaaacttgatagcaaaaagaagcaaatattattaatatatagtattctagcccaactcatatagaaccatagttagttaattcggattcggcaaaatttcggtacggatataatacacataaaatttattttctaatttttaaattcgttgaaaaattcggcttaaaaaacgaattcggtataaaatataaaatataagatataaaatataaaataatttatatttaaaaataaaaattataagttttttattcatattttcaataatttggcaataattcgcgaataatttgcgaattattcgcgaataattcggctggccaaaaaattcacgaataattctctttctttggaaaaaattcgtaaacggaccgtttaattcggattttcaataattcgcgaataattcgtgaatttaCTAACTAGGTATAGAACTAGGagggaatgctatcaatagcaccaagctattggtgctattgatttttttgtccttggattgagaaatgtgtggttaggataatatgggctccctaggattgagtaagtggttggttgaatagtataatctaacgggtgaaaataatcaaaggcttaaatctaacggtaaaaaactcgatagcatcaaatccttggtgctatcaataataCCCCAGCCNtatatatatatatatatatatatatatatatatatatatatatatatatatcaaaaagaGTAAAATGGAGATTAccgagttgagctagaatactctcagaAACATCAAGAGGATGGTGCCTTttagtttttagccattagatggagagatgtagggttaggatgatgttggtaggtggtggtaggtggtgatagatggaatagtgtttgatccaatgactattaataatcaagaagtagatcaaagggctaaaaacctagaagcaccaagtggttagtatttctaaaaatattctagctgaATTCGATATTACCTCTAAGAGTGCCTTAATATTGTCCTTGCTAAAAGAGaactctccttctccttctcctcctcttgtACGATCATAATTGTGGAGCCCAAGCAACACATCAACAAAACACCCACCATTATTATTCCCACTCATTACTTCTCTTCTCCTCCCCGCAACAACCTCCTCAAGAATCCCATCAATCCTCGTAAACGCTTCTCTAACCCTCTTATCCAACCCATTAATGGATCCCCACCACGCCAAAAATGGAAAATAATCCCCCACGTGGAACCTCCCGAGCAGCTCATTGCACTCCTCCACCAACACGTCCACTGCGTGGCTCCACCCCTCATCATCTCTGGTGCACCTCCCCAGCACTATCCTACCAACCACATCCTTCGCAAAGGAGCTCAAAACCTCGCTTAAGTTGATGATCATCGCCACCCCATGATCActagaggaggaaggaggagcaGGAACGACGTAAGATGACGGTGAGTTTTGATGATGAGTAATGCTTTGGATCATGTGGTGCACCTCCTGCTCTCGTGTGAGCCGGTAGGAGCAGACCTGTTTCGGGCTCAGGAGGTGGCGGACGCAGGCCTTCCTCGCGTGGCGCCAGTAGTCGCCGTGCGGCGCGAACGCGACGTCAGTGCAGCCGTACAGGAGCTGCGACGGCACCTGCAGAAACCCGCGGCATTATGTTTTACTGCTTTTAGAGCTGATAAAGAATGCACTAAACTATACGAGGGATAATTACCTATGTACCTCTTATaacttctgaaatattttatatattttaatttttttatttcaaatatactaatcgtatattttttcattattaaaCAATAACTCCGCTATCTGCATTTATTAAGTCATCTTGGTTAATCCAAGATgtaatttctatcaaaatttaaaaaaaattaaaatatctcttttgcaCCTAAcataagaacaaataaaaaaagttattgaCGGAAGAAGGATATATTTCAGAGGGCAAAAGATCAAAAAACTTCTTTTGTCCATAATTTAAgggcacattaaaaaaaattgataaatgtaaaagaatataCTTGAAAGAGCAAAATGATAAATTCACAAAGAAAGCAGCTGTTTCTAACAGCTCATTAATAGAATCTAActttagggatatatttaaaagaacTTGAAATCTTGAAAaggtattttttatattaacatTCTAAGCGgggcaaataaaaaagtctGAAATTTTTCAAATGTATATAAACAATTTCCCCTTATATGAAATAGTCGTtctactctaaaaacttaatttattatagaACGACGcttatatatttcatattcaaCGGAATGgtacatatttttatatgtgaATTATAGCAATATTTTGACATTGATAAATGAACTTTATTGCTCTGTGTGGATATTGGAATAAGTTGTTTATCCTCTAATAACATAAATGTTATGAGAATCTTTGGTTCTAATTAGACAATGGGAGTTTGATTTTAGTTCTTTAAAAGGTTTTAGAATTCATGATCTGAttggataatatattttatttaaattgagtTCTGCAAAATTCTTAGCGTTATTtagttttctcttatttaattaaaCCCACATCATCTTACCTTATATTGATTAT
This region of Ananas comosus cultivar F153 unplaced genomic scaffold, ASM154086v1, whole genome shotgun sequence genomic DNA includes:
- the LOC109705044 gene encoding cytochrome P450 71A1-like, translating into MSPVVQHSLHALPLQLTPTLSLLLLLLLLLLLLILLLLYTVVATSLASGNNLLPPSPWRLPFIGNLHQLAGPLPHRSLRRLSARHGPLMLLRLGRVPTLVVSSAAAAREVLQTQDAIFAGRPSLKVPSQLLYGCTDVAFAPHGDYWRHARKACVRHLLSPKQVCSYRLTREQEVHHMIQSITHHQNSPSSYVVPAPPSSSSDHGVAMIINLSEVLSSFAKDVVGRIVLGRCTRDDEGWSHAVDVLVEECNELLGRFHVGDYFPFLAWWGSINGLDKRVREAFTRIDGILEEVVAGRRREVMSGNNNGGCFVDVLLGLHNYDRTRGGEGEGEFSFSKDNIKALLEDLFGAGTDSTIIVLEWAIAELIRNNKAMERLQNELRGSIHNTKTMIKEDDLIKMSYLKAVIKETMRLHPPGPLLVPRELMQSTQLHGYNIHSKTRVIINAWAICRDPESWANPKEFRPERFIGSSLDFRGRDFELIPFGAGRRICPGINFAVLIVELALANLVYCFDWRLPEGMTSEEIDMDEAPGITSRKRVSLCLAATPRSY